In Deltaproteobacteria bacterium, one genomic interval encodes:
- the rsfS gene encoding ribosome silencing factor, whose protein sequence is MTPLPGWERALACTRAALDRKAYDLVVLEVGRKSSIADYFVICSGRSDTQVQAIVDGIDEELGRSGVRPLAVEGMPRAQWALMDYGDVVVHVFYVPVREFYDLERLWIRAPRVELPEPFQSQARAR, encoded by the coding sequence TTGACGCCGCTGCCCGGCTGGGAGCGGGCGCTCGCCTGCACCCGCGCGGCCCTCGACCGCAAGGCCTACGATCTGGTCGTGCTCGAGGTGGGCCGGAAGTCCTCGATCGCCGACTACTTCGTCATCTGCAGCGGGCGGTCGGACACGCAGGTCCAAGCGATCGTGGACGGGATCGACGAGGAGCTCGGCCGCAGCGGCGTGCGGCCGCTCGCCGTCGAGGGGATGCCGCGCGCCCAGTGGGCGCTGATGGACTACGGCGATGTCGTGGTCCACGTCTTCTACGTGCCGGTGCGGGAATTCTACGACCTCGAACGGCTGTGGATCCGCGCCCCGCGCGTCGAGCTGCCCGAGCCGTTCCAGAGCCAGGCCCGCGCGAGATAA
- the nadD gene encoding nicotinate-nucleotide adenylyltransferase: MPGGIGIFGGTFDPIHLGHLRGAEEVREALALDEVRFVPAAAPPHRRGAPLAPANHRYRMVELGIADVPGFRSWDVELARPGPSYSVDTLRAVRAEVGTAVRVAFVLGFDAFRDFETWKEHATLFTLCDVVVMTRPPWPQDLSLEDIPLAARKAFRYDSGSEAFLHESGHVLSLQRITSLDISATAIRARVAAHRSIRFLVPCAVERYIAEHRLYRQEDGAR; this comes from the coding sequence ATGCCGGGCGGGATCGGGATATTCGGCGGCACCTTCGACCCGATCCACCTGGGTCATCTGCGCGGCGCGGAAGAGGTGCGCGAGGCCCTGGCGCTCGACGAGGTGCGCTTCGTGCCCGCCGCCGCGCCGCCGCATCGACGCGGCGCGCCGCTGGCACCGGCCAACCATCGCTACCGCATGGTGGAGCTCGGGATCGCCGACGTCCCGGGCTTCCGCAGCTGGGACGTCGAGCTCGCGCGCCCGGGCCCGTCCTACTCGGTCGACACGCTGCGCGCGGTGCGGGCGGAGGTGGGGACGGCCGTGCGGGTGGCGTTCGTCCTCGGGTTCGACGCCTTCCGCGACTTCGAGACCTGGAAGGAGCACGCGACGCTGTTCACACTCTGCGACGTCGTCGTCATGACGCGCCCGCCGTGGCCTCAGGACTTGTCCTTAGAGGATATTCCCCTTGCGGCTCGGAAGGCCTTCCGGTACGATTCCGGCAGTGAGGCGTTCCTTCACGAGTCGGGGCACGTGCTGAGCCTTCAGCGCATCACCAGCCTCGATATCTCGGCCACCGCCATCCGCGCTCGCGTCGCAGCCCATCGATCGATCCGCTTCCTCGTTCCGTGTGCGGTAGAGCGCTACATCGCCGAGCACCGGCTCTACCGGCAGGAGGACGGCGCGCGTTGA